One window of Pyrus communis chromosome 12, drPyrComm1.1, whole genome shotgun sequence genomic DNA carries:
- the LOC137711251 gene encoding agamous-like MADS-box protein AGL80, translated as MTREKVKLAYIQNDQTRKLTFKKRKKGLLKKMCELTILCDVQACAIIYGKHDTQAEVWPSPAGVQRTYMKFKTMPSMEQTKKQLNMETFLRQQIEKAKDQLRKQKKENHEKEMSIMMSKCLTGRSLQGFNMEDLNDLGWVIDHKVEEINRKMKKVNDELAQNEQSKPCSKNITATSDQRQNDEHAASSGSTHGDDDPTRPSATSADGGA; from the coding sequence ATGACTAGAGAAAAAGTGAAGCTTGCCTACATCCAAAATGACCAAACTCGAAAATTGACAttcaagaaaaggaagaagggaCTACTGAAGAAGATGTGTGAACTCACTATCCTTTGTGATGTTCAGGCATGTGCTATCATTTatggaaaacatgatactcaAGCTGAGGTTTGGCCATCCCCTGCGGGAGTCCAACGCACTTACATGAAGTTCAAGACAATGCCGTCGATGGAGCAGACTAAGAAGCAGCTGAACATGGAGACTTTTCTAAGGCAGCAGATCGAGAAGGCAAAAGACCAGCTGAGGAAACAGAAGAAGGAGAATCACGAAAAGGAGATGTCAATCATGATGAGCAAGTGTCTGACTGGGAGGTCCTTGCAGGGTTTTAACATGGAAGATCTGAATGACCTAGGCTGGGTGATTGATCACAAAGTGGAGGAGATAAATAGAAAGATGAAGAAAGTGAATGACGAGCTGGCTCAGAACGAACAATCAAAGCCATGTAGTAAAAACATCACCGCCACCAGCGATCAGCGGCAGAATGATGAACATGCAGCAAGCTCAGGCAGCACTCATGGAGATGATGACCCAACAAGACCATCAGCAACATCAGCAGATGGTGGGGCTTGA
- the LOC137711252 gene encoding agamous-like MADS-box protein AGL80 has translation MSRKKVKLAYIQNHTTRKLTFKKRKKGFMKKMSEITTLCDVEACAVVYGQNDTQPEVWPSPSGVQGTYAKFRTMPSMEQTKKQLNMETFLRQRIDKAKDQLRKQKKENREKEMSILMSQCLTGRSLHDLNVGDLNDLGWVVDHKVEEINRKVKKVNDELTWNGSNQVQLVPTPPPPPAISGGTMNMQQTQSQAAPMEMMTLQDQQLQQQMAAIGANIGDDFLPFGNQNHQALWSNTPYYP, from the coding sequence ATGTCCCGAAAGAAGGTGAAGCTTGCCTACATCCAAAACCACACGACTCGAAAACTAAcattcaaaaaaagaaagaagggtttTATGAAGAAGATGAGCGAAATCACTACCCTTTGTGATGTTGAGGCATGTGCTGTCGTTTATGGACAGAACGATACTCAGCCTGAGGTTTGGCCATCCCCTTCGGGAGTACAAGGCACTTACGCGAAGTTCAGGACAATGCCCTCAATGGAGCAAACCAAAAAGCAGCTGAACATGGAGACTTTTCTGAGGCAGCGGATTGACAAGGCAAAGGACCAGCTGAGGAAACAGAAGAAGGAGAACCGGGAGAAAGAAATGTCAATCCTGATGAGCCAGTGTCTAACTGGGAGGTCCCTACACGATCTGAACGTGGGGGATTTGAATGACTTAGGGTGGGTGGTTGACCACAAAGTGGAGGAGATCAATAGAAAGGTGAAGAAAGTGAATGACGAGTTGACTTGGAACGGGAGCAATCAAGTCCAACTAGTACCAacaccgccgccaccaccagCGATCAGTGGTGGAACGATGAACATGCAACAAACTCAGTCTCAAGCTGCACCGATGGAGATGATGACCCTGCAAGACCAGCAGCTGCAACAGCAGATGGCAGCAATTGGAGCAAACATCGGGGACGACTTTCTGCCCTTTGGGAACCAGAACCACCAAGCTCTGTGGTCTAATACTCCATATTACCCTTGA
- the LOC137711253 gene encoding agamous-like MADS-box protein AGL80 → MSRKKVKLAYIQNHPTRKLTFKKRKKGFMKKMSEITTLCDVEACAVVYGQNDTQPEVWPSPSGVQSTYAKFRTMPSMEQTKKQLNMEAFLRQQIEKAKDQLRKQKKENREKEMSILMSQCLTERSLQDLNMGDLNDLGWVVDHKVEEINRKVKKVQEELAQNENNHVQVVPTPPPPPPPATSGRIMHMQQAQSAAPMEIMTPQDQQPQEQMAGLGANTGDKFLQFGS, encoded by the coding sequence ATGTCTCGAAAGAAGGTGAAGCTTGCCTACATCCAAAACCACCCGACTCGAAAACTAAcattcaaaaaaagaaagaagggtttCATGAAAAAGATGAGTGAAATCACTACCCTTTGTGATGTTGAGGCCTGTGCTGTCGTTTACGGACAGAACGATACTCAGCCTGAGGTTTGGCCATCTCCTTCGGGAGTACAAAGCACATACGCCAAGTTTAGGACAATGCCGTCAATGGAGCAGACCAAAAAGCAGCTGAACATGGAGGCTTTTCTGAGGCAGCAGATCGAGAAGGCAAAGGACCAGCTGAGGAAACAGAAGAAGGAGAATCGGGAGAAAGAAATGTCAATCCTGATGAGTCAGTGTCTAACTGAGAGGTCCCTGCAAGATCTGAATATGGGGGATCTGAATGACCTAGGGTGGGTGGTTGACCACAAAGTGGAGGAGATAAACAGAAAAGTGAAGAAAGTGCAGGAAGAGCTGGCTCAAAACGAGAACAATCATGTCCAAGTAGtaccaacaccaccaccaccaccaccaccagcgACTAGTGGCAGAATAATGCACATGCAACAAGCTCAGTCGGCTGCACCGATGGAGATAATGACTCCACAAGACCAGCAGCCGCAAGAGCAGATGGCGGGCCTTGGAGCAAACACTGGGGACAAATTTCTGCAGTTTGGGAGTTAG